A segment of the Pseudomonadota bacterium genome:
TCGGTGGTTAAAAGCATGAAAACCCTTTCAGCGGTGAATATCCGGCATTATGAGATGGCAGTGGAATCTCTGGAAGCATACAGAAATATAGTGGATAAAGGATGGCAGATTCTCTTCAGCCACTTTATTCCGGATTCAGGCAACCTTGCCGAAAAACATGCTGTCATTATAGTTATCGGAACAGACCAGGGCATGTGCGGCCAGTTCAATGAGATTATTGCCGCCAAAGCTATGACTGAATACAAAGTACTTAAAAAACAGGGAGCGGATGTGGCTTTCTGGTCTGTCGGAGAAAAAGTTGCCGCAGCTATAACCGATGAAAACGTTACGACAGAGCTGCATTACAATGCTCCGGGAAGCCTGAATACTGTAAATATCATGGTGGCGGATTTGACGGAAAAACTGGAAAACCGGAAAAGCAAACATGGAACAGATTATTTCTATCTGTGCCATAATATACTTTCCGGAAAAACAAGCTATGATCAGACATGCTACCCCGTTCTTCCGCTGGACAAAAGCTGGGTTGACAAACGAAATATACAATGGCCGGAAAGATGCCTGCCCCTTTTAGGCCTTCCTCCTACCGAAATGTTTCGGCATTTGTTCAGGCAATATCTGTATATTTCTCTTTACAGGGCGCTTGTCCAATCCCTTGCCGGCGAAAATCTGGCCCGTCTCACCGCCATGCAGGCAGCGGAAAAAAATATTGAAGAACTCGAAGCTGACCTTAAAAAACAGCACCGTGAAGAACGACAGGCTGGTATCACCAATGAACTGCTGGATATTATTTCCGGCTTCGAGGCGCTAAGTGATGATTTTTCCTGAACCGCCGTTAAATAAACCGGCTCTTATTGTTTATTTAAAAGATTCCCCCAGTTTGTTCTTTTTCGCATTTCTTCCTTGGTCTCTTCCGGCACAAAATCCTTTCCTTCCCGTATCTCCCAGCCTCCGCCAAGAGCTTTGTAAATGGCAATCAGATTAAGCGCAACAGACCCTTTTGTTTCGGCAAGAATATCTTCCTGTGTTGCCTGAGCCCTTTGAGTATCAAGCACCCTCTGATAATCTATCAAGCCTTCTCTGTACTGCAATACTGATATTTGAACCGAGCGTTTGGCGGCTTTTTCCGCTTCAGATAAAAAAATTTCTTCTTCCTGTGCTCTCAGAAAACCGGCCAAAGCATTTTCCACCTCCTGTGTAGCACGCAGAACAGTATTTTGATAATTAACTATCGTTTGCTGAAGTCTGGCATCCTGAACACGAACCCTGTTTTTTATCCGGCCGTAGTTAAACAAATCCCAGCCAAAAGATGGCCCGCCGAAGAATTCCAGGCTGTCCGTATCAAAAACATCTTTTAATCTACTGCCGTTCAAGCCTCCGTCTTTGGTAAAGTCGCCATTGCTTGAACGAAGCCCTATTGAACCAAAAAGTTTAAAATGAGGAAATAAATCCGCTTTGGCAACACCTACCAAAGGACTCTGGGCAGCCACATAAGATTCCGCCAGCCGTATATCCGGGCGTCTGCGCAAAAGATCGGCAGGTATACCCACGGCAACTTCTGCAAAAGCTTTAGGAATAACGGATTCTCCGGTAATTATATCATCAAGATCATCCGGCATTTTACCCAGCAGAACACAGAGCGCATTCCTGGTTTGGCGCAAGGCTGCTTCCAGCCGCGGTATCAGGGCCTGGGTATTTTTAAGAAGCGCTGTAGCCTGTGCAACATCAAGTTCAGTCACTTCCCCGGCTTTAAAGCGTACATTGGCGATTCTAAGAGAACGTTGTTGGATATTCACATTTTCCCGCGCAATTGCCAGCCTTTTTTCAAATGTTCGAATACTGACATAGGTTCGGGCAACTTCGGCTGTAAGTGTAACAAGCATATCATCATAGCTTGCGACAGAGGTATCCAGATTAGCAGCGCCGGATTCCACCAAACGCCTGAACTTGCCCCAGAAATCCAGCTCCCAGGCGGCATCAAATCCAACAGCCACATCGGCGTAAGACAAGTCTCCGGAAATTGTGTTGGCCGAGTTTTCACTTGCACTGTTATAAGAATACCCGCCACGTAATTGTTGTGACTGCGGGAATAGATTTCCGAAAGCAATTCCCAGTTGCGCTCTGGCTTCCAGGATTCGAATTCCTGCAATACGCAACGAAAGATTCTGCTTATATGCAGATTCAATCAAAACATCCAGTACCGGATCATTGAAAGCACGCCACCAATGGCTGTAACTTACGGTTTCAGTTTTTACCCTGTTATCTTCGTGCTCAAGCCATTTTTGCGGTTCCGGCGCCGAAGGTTTGATATAGTCGGGCCCTACGGCACAGCCGCAAAACATTAATACACAACTTACAAGAACAATTAAAAACCGCTTCATATATAAAAGCTTTCCTTTCTTGGCATCTGATAAATAAAAATATTGCAATAGCAATAGCATTTAAACTCCCTTGCTTGGTATCAAAAATTATGGATTTTTTACCCTGAAAAATATTGCATACAATACCGGAATCACAATCAGCGTCAGCAAAGTTGCAAAGCCAAGCCCAAACATAATGGACACAGCCATTGATATAAAAAAAGCATCCTGGAGCAGCGGTGCCATACCTAGTATAGTTGTCAGAGCTGCCATTGAAACCGGTATAAGACGACTAACTCCGGAATCCACAATTGCCTCAAAGGAAGTCTTTCCGCTTGTCATCTCCAGATCTATCTGATCGATTAAAACAATTGCATTTTTGATCATCATCCCGGAAAGGCTCATCAATCCCAAAAGGGCCATAAATCCGAATGGCTGATTAAACAAAAGCAAACCGGCCGTAACACCAATAATTGCAAGCGGCACCGTAAGCCATATGATCAGGGTCTTTTTTATGGAATTAAAGAGAATAATTACCAAAAGAATCATAAGTCCGAAAAATATGGGTATGTTAGAGCTAAGTCTGGACTGCGCCCTACTCGAGTCTTCAGCTTCACCACCCCATGATATATAATAACCCGGCATGTCTTTAAGGG
Coding sequences within it:
- a CDS encoding F0F1 ATP synthase subunit gamma, with translation MQTLEVLDKKIRTAEDLLSVVKSMKTLSAVNIRHYEMAVESLEAYRNIVDKGWQILFSHFIPDSGNLAEKHAVIIVIGTDQGMCGQFNEIIAAKAMTEYKVLKKQGADVAFWSVGEKVAAAITDENVTTELHYNAPGSLNTVNIMVADLTEKLENRKSKHGTDYFYLCHNILSGKTSYDQTCYPVLPLDKSWVDKRNIQWPERCLPLLGLPPTEMFRHLFRQYLYISLYRALVQSLAGENLARLTAMQAAEKNIEELEADLKKQHREERQAGITNELLDIISGFEALSDDFS
- a CDS encoding efflux transporter outer membrane subunit; the encoded protein is MKRFLIVLVSCVLMFCGCAVGPDYIKPSAPEPQKWLEHEDNRVKTETVSYSHWWRAFNDPVLDVLIESAYKQNLSLRIAGIRILEARAQLGIAFGNLFPQSQQLRGGYSYNSASENSANTISGDLSYADVAVGFDAAWELDFWGKFRRLVESGAANLDTSVASYDDMLVTLTAEVARTYVSIRTFEKRLAIARENVNIQQRSLRIANVRFKAGEVTELDVAQATALLKNTQALIPRLEAALRQTRNALCVLLGKMPDDLDDIITGESVIPKAFAEVAVGIPADLLRRRPDIRLAESYVAAQSPLVGVAKADLFPHFKLFGSIGLRSSNGDFTKDGGLNGSRLKDVFDTDSLEFFGGPSFGWDLFNYGRIKNRVRVQDARLQQTIVNYQNTVLRATQEVENALAGFLRAQEEEIFLSEAEKAAKRSVQISVLQYREGLIDYQRVLDTQRAQATQEDILAETKGSVALNLIAIYKALGGGWEIREGKDFVPEETKEEMRKRTNWGNLLNKQ